From Ramlibacter tataouinensis, the proteins below share one genomic window:
- a CDS encoding AraC family transcriptional regulator, giving the protein MLLRHRPSGLLARCVDSLWYSERGALPHTRERSLPTGCADIVVPLLQDHLIRYDPEPAVSHARWLRGAVVQGASDRFGVRGTEGPSAVIGVHFKPGGAAAFFGGALPELRNRTELLEDLWGLAARDLREQLQDAGSARRALQLLQGYLLQRLHDAAPPDPLVSAAIVAFHRDPARARVEPVQQGSGCTPAQFIRRFEQAVGLTPKRYARVLRFGVLLPSLVRCGPRDWAQIAAGAGYYDQSHLIREFRELAGIAPGAYVPVQADQPTHVAVER; this is encoded by the coding sequence ATGCTCCTGCGTCACCGTCCTTCCGGCCTGCTGGCCCGTTGCGTCGACAGCCTCTGGTACAGCGAGCGCGGAGCATTGCCGCACACGCGCGAGCGCAGCCTGCCCACCGGCTGCGCCGACATCGTCGTGCCGCTGCTGCAGGACCACCTGATCCGCTACGACCCCGAACCGGCGGTCTCCCATGCGCGGTGGCTGCGCGGCGCCGTCGTGCAGGGTGCGAGCGACCGCTTCGGCGTGCGCGGCACCGAAGGTCCGTCGGCCGTGATCGGCGTGCACTTCAAGCCCGGCGGCGCGGCGGCCTTCTTCGGCGGCGCGCTGCCCGAGTTGCGCAATCGCACCGAATTGCTGGAAGACCTGTGGGGACTGGCCGCACGCGATCTGCGCGAGCAGTTGCAGGACGCCGGGTCGGCGCGTCGCGCGCTGCAACTGCTGCAAGGGTACCTGCTGCAGCGCCTTCATGATGCCGCACCGCCCGATCCGCTGGTCTCCGCTGCGATCGTTGCGTTCCACCGCGACCCGGCCCGCGCGCGGGTCGAGCCGGTACAGCAGGGCAGCGGCTGCACGCCGGCGCAATTCATCCGCCGCTTCGAGCAGGCAGTGGGGCTCACGCCCAAGCGCTATGCGCGCGTGCTGCGCTTTGGCGTGCTGCTGCCGTCGCTGGTGCGCTGCGGGCCGCGCGACTGGGCACAGATCGCGGCGGGCGCCGGCTACTACGATCAATCCCACCTGATCCGCGAGTTCCGCGAGCTGGCTGGCATCGCGCCGGGGGCTTATGTGCCGGTGCAAGCCGACCAGCCGACGCACGTGGCCGTGGAGCGCTGA
- a CDS encoding AraC family transcriptional regulator, producing MFAARGVDVPAAVWRAGIDPVRLENPNERFGADEVSALWELAVAETGDAALGLDRELTSKYVNADVLAFAMASSPDLRAGLRAVARYMAVVSDAATFELLPEGPNAWLVLGSVGNSRPVPRQRYAFGMLALVTTCQWVTRRPVEPLAVEFKFARPPEVQRYHEAFRCPLRFDQAENRMLLAADDLAAPVPSRNPKMLAMHEHVLRERITALGNTSISYRVSEEIVRRLHRGEPRREQIAASLALADRTLQRRLQEESTSFQHLLDEARRELARKYLAEERYALNQVADLLGFVDQSNFFRACKRWFSEPPGQYRRRIIAQPANEDD from the coding sequence ATGTTCGCCGCGCGCGGTGTCGACGTGCCCGCGGCCGTCTGGCGTGCCGGTATCGATCCCGTGCGGCTCGAGAATCCCAACGAGCGATTCGGTGCCGACGAGGTCAGCGCCCTGTGGGAGCTGGCCGTGGCCGAGACGGGCGACGCCGCGCTGGGGCTCGACCGCGAGCTGACTTCGAAGTACGTGAACGCCGACGTGTTGGCCTTCGCGATGGCGTCCAGTCCCGACCTGCGCGCTGGGCTTCGGGCCGTCGCGCGCTACATGGCCGTCGTCTCCGACGCGGCCACCTTCGAACTGCTGCCGGAGGGCCCCAATGCCTGGCTGGTCTTGGGCAGCGTTGGCAACAGCCGGCCCGTGCCGCGCCAGCGTTACGCATTCGGCATGCTGGCGCTGGTGACGACTTGTCAATGGGTTACTCGCAGGCCGGTCGAGCCGCTGGCCGTCGAATTCAAGTTCGCGCGCCCGCCCGAAGTGCAGCGTTATCACGAGGCATTCCGGTGTCCCTTGCGCTTCGACCAAGCCGAGAACCGCATGTTGCTGGCGGCAGACGACCTGGCCGCGCCAGTGCCTTCGCGCAATCCGAAGATGCTGGCAATGCACGAGCACGTCCTGCGAGAACGGATCACAGCCCTGGGCAACACCAGCATCAGCTACCGGGTGAGTGAGGAGATCGTGCGCCGGCTGCACCGCGGCGAGCCGCGGCGCGAACAGATCGCGGCCAGCCTCGCGCTCGCCGATCGAACGCTGCAGCGGCGACTGCAGGAGGAAAGCACGTCGTTCCAGCATCTGCTGGACGAAGCCCGGCGCGAACTGGCGCGCAAGTATCTCGCTGAGGAACGCTACGCCCTCAACCAGGTCGCGGACCTGCTGGGGTTCGTTGACCAGAGTAATTTCTTTCGCGCATGCAAACGCTGGTTCAGCGAGCCGCCCGGCCAGTATCGGCGCCGGATCATCGCCCAGCCCGCAAATGAGGACGACTGA
- a CDS encoding Crp/Fnr family transcriptional regulator — MSITSIDRLVAARFLQQQSWFTHLSVEAQDKALRTMRTLRARKGNVVIPANEPADGWYAVLWGLVELQSAGGGSRTSYLALSGGEWFGEGSVLQSAPRRYEVRALRDSELLCLPRGLFHELLATSIPFNRAVLQRMNQRVAQAMAVIDSDRRRSPEQRLAIYLSRHFWPGLRKLNLSQDELAALAGMSRQTANRTLRALHEKGLITLRHGRVESLDQQALECFAGVAPPHWLEAPALDAA; from the coding sequence ATGAGCATCACCTCCATCGATCGGCTGGTGGCCGCGCGATTCCTCCAGCAACAATCCTGGTTCACGCACTTGTCCGTCGAGGCCCAGGACAAGGCCCTGCGCACCATGCGCACGCTGCGCGCTCGTAAGGGCAACGTGGTGATTCCCGCGAACGAGCCCGCGGACGGCTGGTATGCGGTGCTCTGGGGACTAGTCGAATTGCAGAGTGCCGGCGGCGGTTCGCGCACGAGCTACCTCGCTCTGTCCGGTGGCGAATGGTTCGGCGAGGGCAGCGTGCTGCAGTCCGCGCCGCGTCGCTACGAAGTGCGCGCGCTACGCGACTCCGAGCTTCTTTGTCTGCCGCGCGGGTTGTTCCACGAGTTGCTGGCGACGAGCATCCCCTTCAACCGTGCTGTGCTTCAACGCATGAACCAGCGTGTTGCCCAGGCCATGGCGGTCATCGATTCCGACCGCAGGCGCTCGCCCGAGCAGCGGCTCGCCATTTATCTGAGCCGCCACTTCTGGCCGGGGCTGCGCAAGCTCAATCTGAGCCAGGACGAATTGGCCGCCCTCGCGGGTATGTCGCGGCAGACCGCCAACCGCACGCTGCGGGCACTGCACGAGAAGGGGCTGATTACGCTGCGCCATGGCCGGGTAGAAAGCCTGGACCAGCAGGCCCTGGAATGCTTCGCTGGGGTGGCACCTCCTCATTGGCTGGAGGCCCCAGCCCTTGATGCGGCCTGA
- a CDS encoding lipase secretion chaperone, which translates to MVIDHRTGEWIDAALERSDIDPGLTDVRLTAGLSPESATRLAALIVAFREYRAQRAELLAASRAAEDLASARERFAALQVLRRRLFGEEVAQVLFGDDERRTLEALQRLAAESS; encoded by the coding sequence ATGGTGATCGATCACCGGACCGGTGAGTGGATCGACGCCGCGCTGGAACGCTCGGACATCGATCCCGGCTTGACAGACGTGAGGCTCACCGCGGGGCTGTCGCCTGAGTCCGCCACGCGGCTGGCTGCGCTGATCGTGGCCTTCCGGGAGTACCGCGCGCAGCGGGCGGAGCTGCTGGCCGCGTCACGGGCCGCGGAGGATCTCGCGTCGGCTCGCGAACGGTTTGCCGCACTCCAGGTGCTTCGGCGGCGCCTGTTCGGTGAAGAAGTCGCGCAGGTGCTGTTCGGCGACGACGAGAGGCGCACGCTCGAGGCGCTGCAGCGGCTGGCGGCCGAAAGCTCGTGA
- a CDS encoding VOC family protein: MDEIHEVFPYLMVRDAKAAIAFYQRAFGATELFRLVEPSGRVGHVELQLGPSVLMVCDEFPEYGMLGPQGDQFTGCTIHLHVDDADAMGERAVAAGATMLMPPSDQFYGERSCRLRDPFGHTWLLGHSIEKIEPDEMQRRYTAMMTP; this comes from the coding sequence ATGGACGAGATTCACGAAGTCTTTCCATACCTGATGGTGCGTGACGCCAAGGCCGCTATCGCGTTCTACCAACGGGCCTTCGGCGCGACAGAGCTGTTCCGGCTAGTCGAGCCTTCAGGCCGCGTCGGCCACGTGGAGCTGCAGCTGGGCCCCTCGGTCCTTATGGTGTGCGACGAATTCCCCGAATACGGAATGTTGGGGCCGCAAGGCGACCAGTTCACCGGCTGCACGATCCACCTGCATGTGGACGACGCCGACGCGATGGGCGAACGAGCGGTCGCGGCCGGCGCCACCATGCTGATGCCGCCCAGCGACCAGTTCTACGGCGAACGGTCGTGCCGGCTGCGCGATCCATTCGGCCACACCTGGCTGCTCGGGCACTCGATCGAGAAGATCGAGCCCGACGAGATGCAGCGACGCTACACAGCGATGATGACTCCCTGA
- a CDS encoding alpha/beta hydrolase family esterase codes for MQIHTLARRLALWLIPVATLLAAGPAMAGNWVFGTYANIWGAREFQAWIPSNYRPDVPVPAVLMLHGCLTEPNSMAAVSRFNELADLENFIVIYPRQNVTSNPERCWNFMLSINQSRGAGEPSILAGILGWVRGRYNIDPTQMYVTGISAGGAMTSIMAACYSDLFAAAAVHSGGMYKGGVGLATSAESLLAGSPYDPDQRGRDAWNCGGAPRRLMPMLVFHGTSDIVVNPVNGDQTVRQFVQTNDLGDDGLDNDTARYFASSITRETTPVPGGRSYTVATFRNSAGVVVAQKYTVEGMNHAWSGGPPLWPFSDELGPDATGITWAFFRNYRR; via the coding sequence ATGCAGATCCACACGCTGGCACGCAGGCTGGCCCTCTGGCTGATTCCTGTCGCCACGCTGCTGGCCGCAGGCCCCGCCATGGCGGGCAACTGGGTATTCGGCACCTACGCCAACATCTGGGGCGCCCGCGAATTTCAGGCATGGATTCCCTCGAACTACCGACCGGATGTTCCGGTGCCGGCCGTGCTCATGCTCCACGGCTGTCTGACCGAGCCCAACAGCATGGCCGCGGTCTCGCGGTTTAACGAGCTGGCGGACCTCGAAAACTTCATCGTCATCTACCCGAGGCAAAACGTCACGTCTAATCCCGAGCGCTGCTGGAACTTCATGCTGTCGATCAACCAGTCGCGCGGTGCCGGCGAGCCGTCGATCCTGGCAGGCATCTTGGGCTGGGTGCGTGGCCGCTACAACATCGACCCGACGCAGATGTATGTCACGGGAATTTCTGCCGGCGGGGCCATGACTTCCATCATGGCAGCTTGCTACTCGGATCTTTTCGCCGCGGCTGCCGTCCATTCGGGCGGCATGTACAAGGGCGGGGTCGGGCTGGCCACGAGCGCGGAGTCGCTGCTGGCTGGCAGCCCCTACGACCCGGACCAACGCGGCCGCGACGCCTGGAACTGCGGGGGCGCGCCGCGTCGGCTGATGCCGATGCTGGTCTTCCACGGCACCTCGGACATCGTCGTGAATCCCGTCAATGGCGACCAGACCGTGCGCCAGTTCGTCCAGACCAACGACCTGGGCGACGATGGCCTGGACAACGACACTGCGCGCTATTTCGCTTCGAGCATCACGCGTGAGACCACGCCTGTGCCGGGCGGCCGCAGCTACACCGTCGCGACCTTCCGCAACAGCGCGGGCGTCGTCGTGGCGCAGAAGTACACCGTGGAAGGCATGAATCACGCGTGGAGCGGCGGGCCGCCGCTCTGGCCGTTCAGCGACGAGCTTGGCCCGGACGCGACCGGGATCACCTGGGCGTTCTTCCGGAACTACCGCCGGTGA